The Legionella spiritensis DNA segment CCACCACGGCGGGTACCGGCTCGGAAGTCGGGCGCTCCTCCGTCATTACCGATACGCACCGGCAATTAAAAAAAATCATCTTTCACCCCGACATGCTGCCTAAAATGGTCATTCTGGACCCTGAATTGACCCTGGGGCTGCCGCCTGCCATTACGGCCGCGACCGGAATGGATGCCTTGTCCCACAATCTGGAAGCTTATTGTGCCAATTATTACCATCCGATGGCAGAGGGCATCGCCCTGGAGGGCATACGGCTTATCAAAGACTATTTGCCGCGCGCGACAAAAAACGGCCATGATTTGACGGCGCGAACCCAAATGCTGGTCGCCTCTGCCATGGGTGCGACCGCCTTTCAGCGAGGTTTGGGAGCCATGCACGCGCTTGCCCATCCCCTGGGTGCTATCTACGACGCTCATCATGGCCGTTTAAACGCCATTTTGATGCCTTATGTGTTGTTGGCCAACCGCATAGCCATTGAACCTAAAATTACCCGCCTGGCTGCTTATTTGCATATTTCCAACGGTTTTGACGGGTTTGTGGACTGGGTATTGAGTCTGCGGCAGGAATTAAACATCGAGAGCCGTTTAAAAGACATTGGTATCGATCTTCAGCAAATTGACCGCATTGCCAATATGGCGAAAGACGATCCCTGTGCGCAAGGCAATCCGCTTTTGTTCGATGCCGACCGCTACAGGCAAATTCTAACTGCGGCAATCACTGGCGAACTACAGGTGCTGCAATGAAGCTTGGCCTATTACTCTGTGACCAGGTCAAAGAACCTCTCGCCTCGATTCATGGCCAATACCCGGCCATGTTTGCCAGACTGCTTCTGCAAGCCGACCCGACACTGATTTTCCCGGTATATAACGCAGAACGGGAAGAATTGCCTAAACATATTGACGCGGCAGACGCTTATCTGATCACCGGAAGCCGCCATGGTGTTCTGGACGGTTACCGCTGGATCACAAAACTGGAAGAATTTCTCCTGCAACTGCATCATGCCGAAAAAAAGGTTGTGGGGATCTGTTTCGGACATCAACTGCTTGCCAAAGTGCTGGGAGGACAAGTAGACAAGGCGCCGCAAGGATGGGGTATCGGCGTATCGCAAAATCAAATCACCCGGCAACAACCCTGGATGACACCGGGCAAAAACTCGCTTCATTTGC contains these protein-coding regions:
- a CDS encoding iron-containing alcohol dehydrogenase; this encodes MNASSLQANWNYPTLIRVGAGRAGELAEVCHDLGMHAPLLVTDPGLAPLPFIDQALQRCRTKHLKISLFCGIKSNPTAENVMEGVDAYRSGQHDGVIAIGGGSALDAAKAIALMAGQSRPIWDFEDVGDNWKRVHTAGIAPVVALPTTAGTGSEVGRSSVITDTHRQLKKIIFHPDMLPKMVILDPELTLGLPPAITAATGMDALSHNLEAYCANYYHPMAEGIALEGIRLIKDYLPRATKNGHDLTARTQMLVASAMGATAFQRGLGAMHALAHPLGAIYDAHHGRLNAILMPYVLLANRIAIEPKITRLAAYLHISNGFDGFVDWVLSLRQELNIESRLKDIGIDLQQIDRIANMAKDDPCAQGNPLLFDADRYRQILTAAITGELQVLQ
- a CDS encoding glutamine amidotransferase-related protein produces the protein MKLGLLLCDQVKEPLASIHGQYPAMFARLLLQADPTLIFPVYNAEREELPKHIDAADAYLITGSRHGVLDGYRWITKLEEFLLQLHHAEKKVVGICFGHQLLAKVLGGQVDKAPQGWGIGVSQNQITRQQPWMTPGKNSLHLPVSHQDQVITPPLEAEILAGSAFCPFYMMQIGHHLMTVQGHPEFSTSYTRALIETRRDILGPKLAEESVKSLQLPVDNKLFAHWIVNFLREPGLN